In a genomic window of Periophthalmus magnuspinnatus isolate fPerMag1 chromosome 3, fPerMag1.2.pri, whole genome shotgun sequence:
- the LOC117390196 gene encoding BTB/POZ domain-containing protein 1-like isoform X1 yields the protein MIMASAGGGGSGAGGLASNHSDSASCGSSAAQATAAPGPPASPPAHGLHREPMYNWQATKSSLKERFAFLFNNELLSDVRFIVGKGRQAQRIPAHKFVLAAGSAVFDAMFNGGMATTSAEIELPDVEPAAFLALLRFLYSDEVHIGPETVMTTLYTAKKYAVPALESHCVEFLTKHLRADNAFMLLTQARLFDEPQLASLCLDTIDKSTGDAINAEGFTDIDLDTLCAVLERDTLSIRENRLFGAVVRWAEAECYRQQLPLTSENKQKVLGKALPLIRFPLMTVEEFAAGPAQSGILFDREVVNLFLHFTVNPKPRVEYIDRPRCCLRGEESSINRFQQVESRWGYSGTSDRIRFNVNRRISIVGFGLYGSIHGPTDYQVNIQIMESDKRVTLGQNDTGFSCDGTATTFRVMFKEPVEILPNVSYTACATLKGPDSHYGTKGLKKVTQESVTGTKTTFLFFSSPGNNNGTSVEDGQIPEIIYYS from the exons ATGATAATGGCGTCTGCCGGGGGCGGCGGCAGTGGAGCTGGCGGCTTGGCTTCCAACCACAgtgactctgcctcctgcggctcCAGCGCGGCTCAGGCCACAGCTGCTCCCGGGCCGCCCGCCTCTCCCCCGGCTCACGGCCTTCACCGGGAGCCCATGTACAACTGGCAGGCCACGAAGAGCTCTCTGAAGGAGCGCTTCGCTTTCCTCTTCAACAACGAGCTGCTCAGTGACGTGCGCTTCATAGTGGGCAAAGGCAGACAGGCTCAGAGGATACCCGCTCATAAGTTCGTCCTGGCAGCGGGCAGTGCCGTGTTTGATGCCATGTTCAACGGAGGGATGGCCACCACTTCAGCCGAGATAGAGCTGCCCGACGTGGAGCCCGCCGCCTTCTTAGCCCTGCTCAG GTTTCTGTATTCTGACGAGGTCCATATTGGTCCAGAGACTGTTATGACGACACTGTACACGGCAAAGAAGTACGCCGTCCCTGCACTGGAAAGTCACTGTGTGGAGTTTCTCACCAAACATCTCAGAGCCGACAACGCTTTCATGCTTCTCACTCAG GCCAGATTATTTGACGAGCCTCAACTTGCAAGCCTCTGTTTGGACACTATAGACAAAAGCACTGGAGATGCAATAAATGCAGAAGGTTTCACAGATATCGACCTTG ACACTTTATGTGCAGTGTTGGAGCGGGACACTCTGAGCATCAGGGAGAACCGTCTGTTTGGAGCAGTGGTTCGCTGGGCTGAGGCCGAGTGCTACAGACAACAGCTTCCTCTCACTTCCGAAAACAAGCAGAAAGTTTTGGGAAAAGCTCTGCCGCTCATACGCTTCCCGCTCATGACTGTGGAGGAGTTCGCTGCAG GGCCTGCCCAGTCTGGGATATTGTTCGATCGGGAGGTGGTAAATCTGTTTTTACACTTTACAGTAAACCCCAAACCGAGAGTCGAGTACATAGACCGGCCACGCTGCTGCCTCCGCGGAGAGGAGAGCAGCATTAACAGGTTCCAGCAGGTGGAGAGCCGATGGGGGTACAGCGGCACCAGCGACCGGATAAG GTTTAATGTGAATAGAAGAATATCCATAGTTGGTTTTGGCTTATATGGTTCGATACATGGACCAACGGACTATCAGGTCAATATACAG ATCATGGAGAGCGACAAACGTGTGACTTTGGGTCAGAACGACACAGGGTTCAGCTGTGACGGGACAGCCACTACCTTCAGGGTCATGTTTAAGGAGCCCGTGGAAATCCTCCCCAACGTCAGCTACACAGCATGCGCCACACTCAAG GGTCCAGACTCTCATTACGGCACCAAAGGTTTGAAAAAAGTGACTCAGGAGTCAGTGACCGGGACCAAGACGACgttcctcttcttcagttctcctGGAAACAACAACGGCACATCAGTGGAGGACGGGCAGATCCCAGAAATCATTTACTACTCGTAA
- the LOC117390196 gene encoding BTB/POZ domain-containing protein 1-like isoform X2 encodes MIMASAGGGGSGAGGLASNHSDSASCGSSAAQATAAPGPPASPPAHGLHREPMYNWQATKSSLKERFAFLFNNELLSDVRFIVGKGRQAQRIPAHKFVLAAGSAVFDAMFNGGMATTSAEIELPDVEPAAFLALLRFLYSDEVHIGPETVMTTLYTAKKYAVPALESHCVEFLTKHLRADNAFMLLTQARLFDEPQLASLCLDTIDKSTGDAINAEGFTDIDLDTLCAVLERDTLSIRENRLFGAVVRWAEAECYRQQLPLTSENKQKVLGKALPLIRFPLMTVEEFAAVNPKPRVEYIDRPRCCLRGEESSINRFQQVESRWGYSGTSDRIRFNVNRRISIVGFGLYGSIHGPTDYQVNIQIMESDKRVTLGQNDTGFSCDGTATTFRVMFKEPVEILPNVSYTACATLKGPDSHYGTKGLKKVTQESVTGTKTTFLFFSSPGNNNGTSVEDGQIPEIIYYS; translated from the exons ATGATAATGGCGTCTGCCGGGGGCGGCGGCAGTGGAGCTGGCGGCTTGGCTTCCAACCACAgtgactctgcctcctgcggctcCAGCGCGGCTCAGGCCACAGCTGCTCCCGGGCCGCCCGCCTCTCCCCCGGCTCACGGCCTTCACCGGGAGCCCATGTACAACTGGCAGGCCACGAAGAGCTCTCTGAAGGAGCGCTTCGCTTTCCTCTTCAACAACGAGCTGCTCAGTGACGTGCGCTTCATAGTGGGCAAAGGCAGACAGGCTCAGAGGATACCCGCTCATAAGTTCGTCCTGGCAGCGGGCAGTGCCGTGTTTGATGCCATGTTCAACGGAGGGATGGCCACCACTTCAGCCGAGATAGAGCTGCCCGACGTGGAGCCCGCCGCCTTCTTAGCCCTGCTCAG GTTTCTGTATTCTGACGAGGTCCATATTGGTCCAGAGACTGTTATGACGACACTGTACACGGCAAAGAAGTACGCCGTCCCTGCACTGGAAAGTCACTGTGTGGAGTTTCTCACCAAACATCTCAGAGCCGACAACGCTTTCATGCTTCTCACTCAG GCCAGATTATTTGACGAGCCTCAACTTGCAAGCCTCTGTTTGGACACTATAGACAAAAGCACTGGAGATGCAATAAATGCAGAAGGTTTCACAGATATCGACCTTG ACACTTTATGTGCAGTGTTGGAGCGGGACACTCTGAGCATCAGGGAGAACCGTCTGTTTGGAGCAGTGGTTCGCTGGGCTGAGGCCGAGTGCTACAGACAACAGCTTCCTCTCACTTCCGAAAACAAGCAGAAAGTTTTGGGAAAAGCTCTGCCGCTCATACGCTTCCCGCTCATGACTGTGGAGGAGTTCGCTGCAG TAAACCCCAAACCGAGAGTCGAGTACATAGACCGGCCACGCTGCTGCCTCCGCGGAGAGGAGAGCAGCATTAACAGGTTCCAGCAGGTGGAGAGCCGATGGGGGTACAGCGGCACCAGCGACCGGATAAG GTTTAATGTGAATAGAAGAATATCCATAGTTGGTTTTGGCTTATATGGTTCGATACATGGACCAACGGACTATCAGGTCAATATACAG ATCATGGAGAGCGACAAACGTGTGACTTTGGGTCAGAACGACACAGGGTTCAGCTGTGACGGGACAGCCACTACCTTCAGGGTCATGTTTAAGGAGCCCGTGGAAATCCTCCCCAACGTCAGCTACACAGCATGCGCCACACTCAAG GGTCCAGACTCTCATTACGGCACCAAAGGTTTGAAAAAAGTGACTCAGGAGTCAGTGACCGGGACCAAGACGACgttcctcttcttcagttctcctGGAAACAACAACGGCACATCAGTGGAGGACGGGCAGATCCCAGAAATCATTTACTACTCGTAA